The genomic region ACTGTATAAGAAGCGTGAGTCGGCCCTTTCGAAAGACAACGCTGAACTGAAGCGTATCTTGTCCTATATAAATCCACCGTCCTCACTCTAGCTATCATAACTGCATCTCAACCAAACACTTCAACATCTACAATGGTTTGTTTAAAAAACAGCCTGAAGTGCAAAACCATTCCTTTCCGTCAAAATAACGCATTTCTCTGCCATCAGCTCCCATGACTATGTGTAACGTCTTAACACTTGCAGCGTTTCCTGTCTGCTCTGATGATGGTCGCAGCGCTTGTCGGCGCCGTCAGCGCGGGAGGTTTGTACGGAGGCTTCGGCCGAGGTTTCGGTGGAGGCTTTGGCGGATTTGGTCGAGGCTTCGGAGGCTTCGGCCGAGGCTTCGGAGGTTATGGTGGAAGCTTCGGCCGAGGCTTCGGAGGTTATGGGGGAGGCTTCGGATTAGGACGAGGATTCGGTGAGTACTGTTTTAcggaaaatgaaaacataaactGAAAGCTAAAAGTGCCGTAAAAAAGTCATggatttattaaaaatatattcatcttTTAACAGGCGGCGGATTCGGGCGTGGATATGGCGGATATGGTAATTAATCACTTCGTTTCTAGTTGTATGAAGATTATTGCTGGAGTAATAATCTTAGCCAGGTCATTTTGATAAAATGGGACATTTCTTGAAATAATGTAGTGTCCTCTCTTACCAAGTATAGGTTTTGTCTAACTTTCAGGTTATGGGcgttaaaaaggaaataaagaataaacaaatctcAGTGTTTACTGTCCTTTCTGGTAAACCCGATATACAATAATTAAATATTACATAACCAACGCACGCAAacgtatacgcatatatttatatatatgtaaattcatatgtatttacatatatactttacatgtACGTATACTTACACTATAAATGTGCTTCTTTTTGGAAAAAGAATCGCTAACAAATATAAGAACAGAATTGTAAACAGCTAAGTATCATCTTACTGTAGTCACCCAATTAGTATATTTAGTAAACTTTCCTTTAGTAATGTTTTCATAATCGTCATTCAGTTCTCCCACTCTCACGGTAGATTAAGGCCTGGAAGATTAAGGCACAGTTCCAGTTATTGCTTGGAGTAAATGTcgaggaaaattaatagaaactgTGTAAACCATAATCATGCACACCCTTAACCGGTATGGGATGATACATCTTCTGATTACAGAATTCCGTGATAAGGATCGTAAATCTTGTTTAGTATAGATAACATTCTGTCAgagatattagttatatatatatatattttttttttttttttttaatcagataaGGAGAAATATTTCTACGCCCTATCAGTCTTCCTATTCTCACAGTGTTACCTAGGCTATGTTGTAAATGTAAGAGTACAGCTGTACCCTGAACTatagatgtctgtatatatttacactcaaaaAGAAACCGCCACTCTTCATTCACATTTCTATTAAAAATGACGTTTCGTAGAAAATTTTGATTGATGTTGAAGGTTCAAAATGTTcaacaatatttataaaacatgTATTTGATAACATATTCTAAAGCATATAAGTATACAAAAATGAGGTAAGGGTTTTTATTAAACAGATACCGAGATCAGCATTCCATAGACGTATGTGTATCATAAACAAACCTAGAGGACCTGCTAAACACTTCATGATGAATAAAGTGTCGGTGGCGGTGGCTTCGGGCGTCGATATGGTGGATACGGTAATAAGTCACTTGCTTTGCAGTTGGATAAACATCATTGTTGGAGTAATAATCTGAGCCAGGTCATTTTGGTAAACTAATGCCGTATTTCTTGAAATGTGGTAGTGTCCTCTTTTACTAAGTATAGGTTTTGTCTAGCTTTGATGTTATAgggtaaataaagaataaactaaTATTAGCTTTTAATGTCCTTTTGGGTAAACACGATATACAATGTTTAACTTGAATATTACATAACCAACGCACACAAACGTATACGCATAGATTGATGCATGAATGTATTTAAACGTCaacgtaaatacatatgtgtgtatatacatattgtacatgtagatatatacatagtgtacacTATATGTGTAGTttttctggggaaaaaaaagtattgtaGATAGCCATCTAttgaaaaatagacaaacaaaaatcGCTAACACACGCAAGAATAGAATTTTAAACAGCTAAATGTCATCTTAGTGTAGTCACCCAATTTGTATTTTTAGAAAACTTTCCTTAAGTAATGTTTTCATATTCGTCATTCATTATTcctttcctccgccccccccccctccccctaaactctctctcttcacaaaaTATTAGATTAAATGTTAACAGATCTGTCAGTCCATCAGGAAACAGGGTTTAAAACGGAATGCATCAAAGATTGGAAGAATAAGTCTTAGTTCCAAAATTTCCAAAATGTCGAGGAAAATCAATAGAAATTGTGTAAATAACTATAATCATGCACACCCTCAACCGCCATGGAATGATACATCTTCTGATTACAGAATTCCGAGAGAAGAATCGTAACTCTTGTTTAGCATAAATAACATTATGTCAGAGATATTAGgtatataaaacatttttgtCCTATATTAGATAAGGAATAACACTTCTATGCTCTACCATTCTTCCTATTCTCCCAGTGTTACCTATAATAAATGTAAagtctgtatttacatatgtgtgtgtgtgtatgttcgtgcgtaATTTAGATTTCATAAATGTCATTCTATGATTCGTAGATTTTGATAAGGTTGGATAATCACCGCAATGTTCAACAGTATTTATAAAACATGGTTGTGTATTTTAAACTAACCAAGCGGATCTAATAAACACTGCATGGTGAACCCAGCAACCTCAGACATTACAAACGTTTTCGAGCTAAATGTTTTCCGTCTGCCGTCTATGCATTGGCTTCTGTCTCAGCCAAAGAAATTCTTGTCCTTCAGATATCCTGCCTAATATAGACCGCAAGAAATCCATAGACTGAACAACATGCCGTAAATACAAAAGGCGTTATAACTGAAGAAGtataaaattgtaataaaacTGATCTTCATGGCTTTTGGAGTTTATCAGATGTATTTCATTAACGATATCAATAAATGACCAGAGAAGTACTTCGACAAAAGATAAACCTTGTTTACAAAACT from Penaeus chinensis breed Huanghai No. 1 chromosome 39, ASM1920278v2, whole genome shotgun sequence harbors:
- the LOC125046882 gene encoding keratin-associated protein 19-2-like, whose translation is MMQKKAGKRFLSALMMVAALVGAVSAGGLYGGFGRGFGGGFGGFGRGFGGFGRGFGGYGGSFGRGFGGYGGGFGLGRGFGGGFGRGYGGYGN